One region of Trichosurus vulpecula isolate mTriVul1 chromosome 1, mTriVul1.pri, whole genome shotgun sequence genomic DNA includes:
- the SART3 gene encoding squamous cell carcinoma antigen recognized by T-cells 3, producing MAAAAAAAAASGPRAKAPAAEETEDEETAGALAVTAARGRPELEVQSEDSGGGGDGGDEDEDEDEDLGCSSAEEDDDDDEEKENEAEIQRLEEQLSINAFDYNCHVDLIKLLRQEGELIKLRRARQKMSELFPLTEEIWLDWLKDEIKIASDGSDREKVYELFERAVKDYICPEIWLEYAQYSIGGIGQEGGIEKVRSIFERALTAVGLHVTKGAAMWEAYREFENAILKTTQPPPGSIPTPEQQQALALQLERIHTLFRRQLGVPLLDMEATYAEYEEWSEDPVPEAVIQSYKKALQQMEKCKPYEEALLVAETPKLAEYQAYIDFELKAGDPARIQLIFERALAENCLVPDLWARYNQYLDRQLKMKDLVLSAHDRAVRNCPWTVGLWNRYLLAMERHGVDHQIVSDNFEKALNAGFIQATDYVEIWQAYLDYLRRRVDFKQDSSKELEELRAAFARALEYLKQEVEERFSESGDPSCTIMQNWARVEARLCNNMQKARELWDSIMTKGNAKYANMWLEYYNLERAHGDTQHCRKALHRAVQCTSDYPEHVCEVLLTLERIEGTLEDWDSAVQKTENRLARVNEQRVKAAEKEAALAQQEEEKTEQRKRARAEKRAFKKMKKTKAGDKRRADEDDDDEWGDEEEEQPSKRPRAGSSLPLAGEGEYMGMELGLFGRTALTEDPPSKQKEKAAAIKKELPKVFHDSNKDNITVFVSNLPYSLAEPDVKLRPLFETCGEVTEIRPIFSNRGDFRGYCYVEFKEEKAALQALSLDRKTVDGRPMFVSPCVDKNKNPDFKVFRYSTALEKHKLFISGLPFSCTKEELEDICKVHGSVKDLRLVTNRAGKPKGLAYVEYENEAQASQAVLKMDGMTIKENVIKVAISNPPQRKLPDRPEAGRAAGALVPRQVYGARGKGRTQLSLLPRALQRPTITGPKTENGTLQTPPGPSSTPTEAPKMSNADFAKMLLKK from the exons atggcggcggcagcagcagcggcggccgCTTCTGGGCCCCGGGCGAAGGCGCCGGCGGCGGAGGAGACGGAGGACGAGGAGACGGCGGGGGCCCTGGCCGTGACGGCGGCGCGCGGGCGCCCCGAGCTCGAGGTGCAGTCGGAGGACTCGGGCGGGGGCGGCGACGGCGGCGACGAGGACGAAGATGAGGACGAGGACCTCGGCTGCTCCTCGGCGGAGGAAGACGACGACGACGACGAGGAGAAGGAGAACGAGGCGGAGATTCAGCGGTTGGAGGAGCAG CTTTCCATCAATGCCTTTGACTACAATTGTCATGTGGACCTGATAAAGCTGCTTCGGCAAGAAGGTGAACTTATCAAGCTGAGACGGGCTCGCCAGAAGATGAGTGAACTTTTTCCTCTCACTGAAG AAATCTGGCTGGATTGGTTGAAGGATGAGATCAAGATTGCATCAGATGGCTCAGATCGGGAGAAAGTATATGAACTCTTTGAGCGAGCTGTAAAAGACTATATTT gtCCTGAAATTTGGCTGGAGTATGCTCAGTATTCAATTGGTGGGATTGGTCAGGAAGGTGGTATTGAGAAGGTTCGTTCCATATTTGAAAGAGCTCTTACCGCTGTTGGTTTGCATGTGACCAAAGGCGCAGCCATGTGGGAGGCATATCGGGAGTTTGAAAACGCGATTCTGAAAACAACCCAG CCCCCTCCTGGCAGCATCCCAACACCCGAACAGCAGCAGGCCCTGGCTCTGCAGCTCGAGAGAATCCACACGCTCTTCCGCCGCCAGCTGGGGGTCCCACTTCTAG ATATGGAAGCCACCTATGCCGAATATGAGGAGTGGTCAGAAGACCCCGTACCAGAGGCCGTCATCCAGAGCTATAAAAAAGCATTACAGCAGATGGAGAAGTGTAAACCCTACGAGGAGGCCCTG TTGGTAGCAGAGACACCAAAACTAGCCGAGTATCAAGCGTATATTGATTTTGAGTTGAAAGCTGGAGATCCTGCTCGCATTCAGTTAATCTTTGAGCGTGCGCTGGCTGAGAACTGCCTCGTGCCAGACTTGTGGGCCCGTTACAATCAGTATCTG GATCGGCAGCTGAAAATGAAGGATCTGGTGCTATCTGCCCATGATCGTGCTGTTAGAAACTGCCCCTGGACGGTCGGACTGTGGAACCGGTACCTCTTAGCCATGGAGAGACATGGAGTTGATCATCAGATAGTGTCTG ACAACTTTGAGAAAGCGTTAAATGCTGGCTTTATTCAGGCCACAGATTATGTGGAGATTTGGCAGGCATACCTTGATTACCTGAGGAGAAGAGTGGATTTTAAACAAG ATTCAAGTAAAGAGCTAGAGGAGCTGAGAGCTGCCTTTGCTCGAGCGCTGGAGTATTTGAAACAAGAAGTGGAGGAGC GTTTCAGCGAGAGTGGAGATCCATCCTGTACCATCATGCAGAATTGGGCCAGAGTGGAG GCACGCCTTTGTAACAATATGCAGAAAGCTCGAGAACTCTGGGATAGCATTATGacaaaaggaaatgccaaatatGCCAACATGTGGCTGGAATACTACAACCTGGAACG GGCACACGGGGATACCCAGCACTGTCGGAAGGCTCTACATCGGGCCGTTCAGTGTACCAGTGACTACCCGGAGCATGTCTGCGAGGTGCTGCTCACGCTCGAGAGGATTGAAG GTACCCTGGAAGATTGGGATTCGGCAGTTCAGAAGACTGAAAATCGATTAGCTCGAGTTAATGAGCAGAGAGTCAAG GCTGCTGAGAAGGAAGCTGCCCTCGCCcagcaagaagaagaaaagactgagcAGCGGAAGAGGGCCCGGGCTGAGAAGAGAGCCtttaagaagatgaagaaaaccaAGGCAGGGGACAAGCGCAGAGCAGATGAAGATGACGATGATGAGTGGGGGGATGAAGAAGAAG AGCAGCCCAGCAAGCGGCCGAGAGCTGGGAGCAGCCTTCCTTTGGCTGGAGAGGGGGAGTACATGGGCATGGAGCTGGGGCTCTTTGGGAGGACCGCCCTGACAGAAGACCCCCCTTCCAAACAGAAGGAGAAAGCAGCTGCAATCAAGAAGGAGCTGCCCAAAGTGTTTCATGATAGCAATAAAGACAACATTACTGTGTTTGTCAGCAACTTGCCCTATAGCCTGGCAGAGCCTGATGTGAAGCTCAGGCCCCTCTTTGAGACCTGCGGGGAAGTCACTGAGATCCGTCCCATATTCAGCAACCGTGGGGACTTCCGGGGCTACTGCTATGTCGAATTTAAGGAGGAGAAGGCGGCCCTGCAAGCCCTGAGCTTGGACCGTAAGACTGTGGACGGAAGGCCCATGTTTGTCTCACCTTGTGTGGACAAGAACAAGAATCCAGACTTTAAG GTGTTCAGGTATAGCACGGCCCTGGAAAAGCACAAGCTGTTCATCTCTGGTTTGCCATTCTCCTGCACGAAGGAAGAACTAGAAGACATCTGCAAAGTGCACGGCAGTGTGAAAGACCTCCGGCTGGTCACCAACCGTGCTGGGAAGCCCAAG GGTCTTGCCTACGTAGAATATGAGAATGAGGCGCAGGCTTCTCAGGCTGTGTTGAAAATGGATGGTATGACAATTAAAGAGAACGTCATTAAAGTGGCCATCAGCAACCCTCCTCAAAGGAAGCTTCCCGACAGGCCCGAGGCAGGGAGAGCGGCAGGGGCCCTGGTGCCGCGGCAGGTGTACGGCGC GCGGGGGAAGGGGAGGACCCAGCTCTCGCTCTTGCCTCGAGCGTTGCAGCGCCCCACCATTACTGGACCTAAGACTGAGAATGGGACACTCCAGACCCCACCTGGACCCTCTTCAACCCCCACAGAGGCGCCCAAGATGTCCAATGCCGACTTTGCCAAGATGCTCCTGAAAAAGTGA